One genomic window of Neisseria sp. oral taxon 014 str. F0314 includes the following:
- the luxS gene encoding S-ribosylhomocysteine lyase, whose protein sequence is MPLLDSFKVDHTRMHAPAVRVAKTMTTPKGDTITVFDLRFCVPNKEILSEKGIHTLEHLFAGFMRDHLNGNGVEIIDISPMGCRTGFYMSLIGTPDEQRVADAWLASMQDVVNVKDQSKIPELNEYQCGTYLMHSLAEAQEIAQNVLARKVAVNKNEDLTLDDDFLKG, encoded by the coding sequence ATGCCCCTGTTAGACAGTTTCAAAGTCGACCACACCCGTATGCACGCCCCCGCCGTGCGTGTGGCGAAAACCATGACCACGCCCAAAGGCGACACCATTACCGTATTCGACCTGCGCTTTTGCGTTCCCAACAAAGAAATCCTGTCCGAAAAAGGCATCCACACGCTGGAGCATTTGTTTGCGGGCTTTATGCGCGACCACTTGAACGGCAACGGCGTCGAAATCATCGACATTTCCCCGATGGGCTGCCGCACCGGTTTCTACATGAGCCTTATCGGCACGCCCGACGAGCAGCGGGTTGCCGACGCATGGCTCGCTTCGATGCAGGATGTGGTCAATGTCAAAGACCAAAGCAAAATCCCCGAGTTGAACGAATACCAATGCGGTACCTATCTGATGCATTCGCTTGCCGAAGCGCAGGAAATCGCGCAAAACGTGTTGGCGCGCAAAGTGGCGGTGAACAAAAACGAGGATTTGACGCTGGATGACGATTTTTTGAAAGGGTAG
- a CDS encoding PHP domain-containing protein: MIDLHCHSTVSDGMLSPAEVVRLAHQNGCTLLALTDHDHTGGIAEARAEADAIGLRFVNGVEISVTWRGRTIHVVGLDFNEQDENLQNLLAQVRQGRLKRLEAIAAKLEKKGIGGAYDGALTLAANKEMVSRTHIAEFLIQAGHVKNKQQAFTKYLGDGKSCAVRHEWATLADCVSAVNGAGGMAVIAHPMRYDLSATAKRNLFEEFKNLGGVGIEVHSGNCCKNDRLNYALLAERFGMLASAGSDFHRLNDFSGGILGACPELPENCKPVWAHFKPV, from the coding sequence ATGATAGACCTGCACTGCCATTCCACCGTTTCCGACGGTATGCTCTCCCCCGCCGAAGTCGTGCGCCTCGCGCATCAAAACGGCTGCACGCTGCTGGCGTTGACCGACCACGACCACACCGGCGGCATCGCCGAAGCGCGTGCCGAAGCCGACGCGATCGGGCTGCGTTTCGTCAACGGCGTGGAAATCTCCGTAACTTGGCGCGGACGCACCATACACGTCGTCGGTTTGGATTTCAACGAACAGGACGAAAACCTGCAAAACCTGTTGGCACAAGTACGGCAAGGCCGTCTGAAACGCCTTGAAGCCATCGCAGCCAAGCTTGAAAAGAAAGGCATCGGCGGCGCATACGACGGCGCGCTCACGCTGGCGGCAAACAAAGAAATGGTCAGCCGCACCCACATCGCCGAGTTCCTCATCCAAGCGGGACACGTCAAAAACAAGCAGCAGGCGTTCACCAAATACTTGGGCGACGGCAAATCCTGCGCCGTCCGCCACGAATGGGCGACGCTGGCAGACTGCGTCTCCGCCGTCAACGGTGCGGGCGGCATGGCGGTCATCGCCCACCCCATGCGCTACGATTTGTCCGCCACCGCCAAGCGCAATCTGTTTGAAGAATTTAAAAACCTCGGCGGCGTAGGCATCGAAGTCCACAGCGGCAACTGCTGCAAAAACGACCGCCTCAACTACGCGCTTTTGGCAGAACGCTTCGGCATGCTCGCCAGCGCGGGCAGCGACTTCCACCGCTTAAACGACTTCAGCGGCGGCATCCTCGGCGCATGCCCCGAACTGCCGGAAAACTGCAAACCGGTTTGGGCGCATTTCAAACCGGTATAA
- the prmC gene encoding peptide chain release factor N(5)-glutamine methyltransferase — MPTPDQWLRACPLPRNEARMLLQRALGCTRVQLLTQGGSEMSEHAAATAQELAHRRIQGEPMAYILGEREFYGRMFRVNPDVLIPRPETEHLVEAVLDRLPPQGRVWDLGTGSGAVAVSIALERPDARVRASDISAAALHTAAQNAAALGADIEFALGSWFDTDRPSEKKSYDIIVSNPPYIEAGDAHLEQGDLRFEPQGALTDFSDGLSCIRALAAGSPAYLKNGGWLLLEHGCGQGAQVRAVLAEHGFSRIDTLPDLAGLDRVTLGVFDHGN, encoded by the coding sequence ATGCCCACCCCCGACCAATGGCTGCGCGCCTGCCCGCTGCCCCGAAACGAAGCCAGAATGCTGCTGCAACGCGCACTCGGCTGCACGCGCGTGCAGTTGCTGACGCAGGGCGGCAGCGAAATGTCCGAACACGCCGCCGCTACCGCGCAGGAATTGGCGCACCGCCGCATTCAGGGCGAGCCGATGGCCTATATTTTGGGCGAACGCGAATTTTACGGGCGCATGTTCCGCGTCAATCCCGACGTATTGATTCCCCGCCCCGAAACCGAACACCTGGTCGAAGCCGTCCTCGACCGCCTGCCGCCGCAGGGCAGGGTGTGGGATTTGGGGACGGGCAGCGGCGCGGTGGCCGTAAGCATCGCGCTGGAGCGTCCCGACGCACGGGTGCGCGCATCCGACATCAGCGCGGCCGCCCTGCACACCGCCGCGCAAAACGCCGCCGCTTTGGGCGCGGACATTGAGTTTGCACTCGGTTCGTGGTTCGATACCGACAGGCCGTCTGAAAAAAAATCCTACGACATCATCGTTTCCAATCCGCCGTATATCGAAGCGGGCGACGCACATCTCGAGCAGGGCGATTTGCGCTTCGAGCCGCAAGGTGCGCTGACCGATTTTTCAGACGGCCTCTCCTGCATCCGCGCGCTGGCCGCCGGTTCGCCCGCGTATCTGAAAAACGGCGGATGGCTGCTGCTCGAGCACGGCTGCGGCCAAGGCGCGCAGGTCAGGGCGGTTCTGGCGGAACACGGCTTCTCGCGTATCGATACCCTGCCGGATTTGGCGGGATTGGACAGGGTAACGCTGGGCGTTTTCGACCACGGAAATTGA
- a CDS encoding tetratricopeptide repeat protein, protein MANAASDSLFRQADQLLAQNPPDYGQALPLLQQAARQGHAEAAFQLAGIFLEQSEPDIEAAIPWLEIAAKQNHPYAVYNLLHLRERAGEPFSAFLSEYAWLGERGILAAQLRLLEYYADHHEPQAVYWARKAAGQGHPFGQYFLAQHYHFSGEADLTIARGLYHEAAEQGLSVAHWQLGKIYRKGMGTPPDLERAAFHLRQAAEQGFIGAQTMLADVLAEQGDPDALDWYKAAADQRDYDAVTALARHYLIGTLTERNQLKAVRYAETAAEYGHPEALSLMGDIYRYGLGVRPDHHTAQNYYRQAAEAGSLSACRKLLSDAALHDQDHYEDIKRTALILQHIEKTFQEALAYQEGIGRQQDYTAARKLYLEAAEFHHSGAAAQLGVIYYYGQGVKYSPKEAAYWFETAAVQDNAMAQYHLARMYYYGRGVPFNVATACRWLQAAIWNGYENPAAFKHLLAQWRRRM, encoded by the coding sequence ATGGCCAACGCAGCATCAGATTCCCTTTTCCGGCAGGCAGACCAACTGCTGGCGCAAAATCCGCCCGACTACGGGCAGGCACTGCCGTTGCTGCAACAAGCCGCCCGTCAGGGTCATGCCGAGGCCGCGTTCCAACTGGCCGGCATCTTTCTGGAGCAGTCCGAACCGGACATCGAGGCCGCCATCCCGTGGCTGGAAATCGCCGCCAAACAAAACCATCCCTACGCCGTTTACAACCTGCTGCACCTGCGCGAACGCGCGGGCGAACCGTTTTCCGCCTTCCTCAGCGAATACGCATGGCTGGGCGAACGCGGCATACTGGCGGCGCAGCTGCGCCTACTCGAATACTATGCCGACCACCACGAACCGCAGGCCGTCTATTGGGCGCGCAAAGCCGCCGGACAAGGCCATCCGTTCGGGCAATACTTCCTCGCCCAACACTACCACTTCTCCGGCGAAGCCGACCTGACCATCGCCCGCGGCCTCTATCACGAAGCCGCCGAGCAGGGGCTTTCCGTCGCACACTGGCAGCTCGGCAAAATCTATCGCAAAGGCATGGGCACCCCGCCCGATTTGGAGCGCGCCGCCTTCCATCTCCGTCAGGCCGCGGAACAAGGATTTATCGGCGCGCAAACCATGTTGGCCGACGTACTGGCCGAACAGGGCGACCCCGACGCGCTGGACTGGTACAAGGCCGCCGCCGACCAGCGCGACTACGATGCCGTTACCGCCCTTGCGCGGCACTATCTCATCGGCACGCTGACCGAGCGCAACCAGTTGAAAGCCGTCCGCTATGCCGAAACCGCCGCGGAATACGGCCATCCCGAAGCCCTCTCGCTGATGGGCGACATCTACCGCTACGGTTTGGGCGTCCGGCCCGACCACCATACCGCGCAAAACTACTACCGTCAGGCCGCCGAAGCAGGCAGCCTCTCCGCCTGCCGCAAACTCCTGAGCGACGCCGCCCTGCACGACCAAGACCACTACGAAGACATCAAACGGACCGCGCTGATACTCCAGCACATCGAAAAAACCTTTCAGGAAGCACTGGCTTATCAGGAAGGCATCGGCAGGCAGCAGGACTACACCGCGGCGCGCAAACTCTACCTTGAAGCCGCCGAATTCCACCACAGCGGCGCCGCAGCGCAGCTCGGCGTGATTTACTACTACGGCCAAGGCGTGAAATACAGTCCGAAGGAAGCCGCCTACTGGTTCGAAACCGCCGCCGTACAGGACAACGCTATGGCGCAATACCACCTCGCGCGCATGTATTATTATGGTCGCGGCGTACCCTTCAACGTCGCCACCGCCTGCCGCTGGCTTCAGGCCGCCATCTGGAACGGCTACGAAAATCCTGCAGCGTTCAAGCACCTGCTGGCACAATGGCGCAGGCGGATGTAA
- a CDS encoding RNA-binding S4 domain-containing protein: protein MEATVYLEDNEYIALCDLLKLAGLAESGGQAKAFIAEGLVLRNGETETRKTAKIRGGEVIEFDGTRLEIADGYDPEE from the coding sequence ATGGAAGCCACCGTCTATCTCGAAGACAACGAATACATCGCCTTATGCGACCTGTTAAAACTCGCCGGACTTGCCGAAAGCGGCGGGCAGGCGAAGGCTTTTATCGCCGAAGGGCTGGTGTTGCGCAACGGCGAAACCGAAACCCGTAAAACCGCCAAAATACGCGGCGGCGAAGTCATCGAGTTTGACGGCACACGCTTGGAAATCGCCGATGGATACGACCCTGAAGAATAA
- a CDS encoding glycine zipper domain-containing protein, giving the protein MTKKQLITALVAATLAFPAVTVQARGTDNQKKATLAGAAAGAALGGILGNDGQSMLIGAAAGGLAGNAYAYHNKKMNQKDAEIERRDRWYRDSRYYDDWYDHGRYKRHSHFRPKKRHWRDWDDWDDWDD; this is encoded by the coding sequence ATGACCAAAAAACAGCTTATTACTGCTTTAGTTGCCGCAACGCTGGCTTTCCCGGCCGTTACGGTCCAGGCACGCGGTACGGACAACCAGAAAAAAGCCACTCTGGCCGGCGCGGCTGCGGGAGCGGCTTTGGGCGGCATTTTGGGCAACGACGGCCAAAGTATGCTGATTGGTGCGGCCGCCGGAGGTTTGGCAGGCAACGCCTATGCCTACCACAATAAGAAAATGAACCAGAAAGACGCCGAAATCGAACGGCGCGACCGCTGGTACCGCGATTCACGTTATTACGACGACTGGTACGACCACGGACGTTACAAGCGGCACAGCCATTTCCGTCCCAAGAAAAGACACTGGCGCGATTGGGACGACTGGGATGACTGGGACGATTAA
- a CDS encoding Na+/H+ antiporter family protein, with translation MNAVVIAVIVMLALSLARVHVVLSLTVGAFAGGLLAGMPLTDVADAAGKVSQPGIITVFQNGLSGGAKIALSYAMLGAFAMAITHSGLPQQLAGAVVRKLNRSGAESGTSMVKWLLLLVILVMGVLSQNVVPIHIAFIPMVIPPLLLVFNRLQVDRRLIACVITFGLVTTYMFLPYGFGAIFLNEILLGNIRSAGMAVDGINVMEAMAIPALGMAAGLLLSFVHYRKPRVYQSNQIDTADNRSAADQPEPSYYRSLVAGVAIAVCFAIQLVYNDALLLGAMLGFAVFMTLGVVKRHDANDVFGAGIKMMAMVGFIMIAAQGFAAVMQATGDIQPLVDGSMKMFGGSKGMAAFAMLLVGLLVTMGIGSSFSTLPIITAIYVPLCMSLGFSPLATVAIVGTAGALGDAGSPASDSTLGPTMGLNADGQHDHIRDSVVPTFIHYNIPLMVAGWIAAMVL, from the coding sequence ATGAATGCCGTTGTGATTGCTGTAATCGTGATGCTGGCGTTGTCGCTGGCGCGGGTGCATGTGGTGCTGAGTCTGACCGTCGGTGCGTTTGCCGGCGGGTTGCTGGCGGGGATGCCGCTGACCGATGTGGCCGATGCGGCGGGCAAGGTGTCGCAGCCGGGTATTATCACCGTGTTTCAAAACGGTTTGTCCGGCGGGGCGAAAATTGCGCTGTCGTATGCGATGCTGGGGGCGTTCGCTATGGCGATTACCCATTCCGGCCTGCCGCAGCAGCTTGCCGGCGCGGTGGTGCGCAAACTGAACCGCAGCGGCGCGGAATCGGGAACGAGTATGGTGAAATGGCTGCTGTTGCTGGTGATTCTGGTGATGGGCGTCCTCAGTCAGAACGTCGTTCCTATCCATATCGCCTTTATTCCGATGGTCATTCCGCCGCTGCTGTTGGTATTCAACCGCCTCCAGGTCGACCGCCGCCTGATTGCCTGCGTGATAACTTTCGGTTTGGTAACGACGTATATGTTTCTGCCTTACGGGTTTGGTGCGATTTTCCTGAATGAAATCCTGTTGGGCAATATCCGTTCCGCCGGTATGGCCGTGGACGGCATCAATGTGATGGAGGCGATGGCGATTCCCGCGCTGGGCATGGCGGCGGGCTTGTTGCTCTCGTTCGTCCATTACCGCAAACCGCGCGTGTACCAGAGCAATCAAATCGATACGGCCGACAACCGTTCCGCCGCCGACCAGCCGGAGCCTTCGTACTACCGCAGCCTGGTGGCGGGCGTGGCGATTGCGGTCTGCTTCGCCATCCAGTTGGTGTACAACGATGCGCTGCTGCTGGGCGCGATGCTCGGTTTCGCCGTATTCATGACTTTGGGCGTGGTCAAACGCCACGATGCCAACGATGTGTTCGGTGCGGGCATCAAAATGATGGCGATGGTCGGCTTTATTATGATTGCCGCGCAGGGGTTCGCCGCGGTGATGCAGGCAACAGGCGACATCCAGCCGTTGGTGGACGGCAGTATGAAAATGTTCGGCGGCAGCAAAGGTATGGCTGCGTTTGCCATGCTGCTGGTCGGACTGCTGGTTACGATGGGCATCGGTTCGTCGTTTTCCACCCTGCCGATTATTACGGCGATTTATGTGCCGCTGTGTATGAGCTTGGGCTTTTCGCCGCTGGCGACCGTGGCGATTGTCGGTACGGCCGGCGCGCTGGGCGACGCCGGTTCGCCCGCTTCCGATTCGACCCTCGGCCCGACCATGGGGCTGAATGCCGACGGCCAGCACGACCACATCCGCGACTCCGTCGTTCCCACTTTTATCCATTACAACATCCCGCTGATGGTGGCCGGATGGATTGCCGCGATGGTGCTGTAA
- a CDS encoding AAA family ATPase: MNHQIQHALQQLNGLILGKENVLRQIFAAVLAGGHVLLEDVPGVGKTTLSHGVAAVLGLDYRRVQFTNDMLPSDLLGVNVFRPNEGRFEFHSGPVFHAFLLADEINRASPKLQSALLEAMEERQVSVDGETYPLPQPFIVMATQNPTEQLGTFPLPESQLDRFMMRLSMGYPAAEAEKQLYLQGGSRSSAGSLQAVCDARQLQQWQQQVSQVMFAQAAADYVYRLVQATRQSGRFAAGLSPRAGLAVVGAAKAWAFMQGRGHVLPDDVKSVWVAVANHRVKPVQQGLTSAQVLTDLLNHVAV, encoded by the coding sequence ATGAATCATCAGATACAACACGCATTACAGCAGCTCAACGGGCTGATTTTAGGGAAAGAGAACGTTTTACGGCAGATATTCGCCGCCGTGCTGGCGGGCGGGCATGTGCTTCTGGAGGACGTGCCCGGAGTGGGGAAGACCACGCTGTCGCACGGGGTGGCGGCGGTGCTGGGGCTGGACTACCGGCGGGTGCAGTTTACCAACGACATGCTGCCTTCCGATTTGCTGGGGGTTAATGTGTTCCGTCCGAACGAGGGGCGGTTTGAGTTTCATTCGGGGCCGGTGTTCCATGCGTTTTTGCTGGCGGACGAGATTAACCGCGCGTCGCCGAAATTGCAGTCGGCGCTTCTGGAGGCGATGGAGGAGCGGCAGGTGTCGGTGGACGGCGAAACCTATCCGCTGCCGCAGCCGTTTATCGTGATGGCGACGCAGAACCCGACCGAACAGCTCGGGACGTTCCCGCTGCCCGAATCCCAGCTCGACCGCTTTATGATGCGCCTGAGCATGGGCTATCCGGCCGCCGAGGCGGAAAAACAGCTTTATTTGCAGGGCGGCAGCCGCAGTTCGGCGGGCAGTTTGCAGGCCGTATGCGATGCGCGGCAGTTGCAGCAGTGGCAGCAGCAGGTTTCGCAGGTAATGTTTGCGCAGGCGGCAGCGGATTATGTGTACCGTCTGGTGCAGGCGACGCGGCAATCCGGGCGGTTTGCGGCGGGACTCAGCCCGCGCGCGGGGCTGGCGGTGGTCGGCGCGGCCAAAGCATGGGCGTTTATGCAGGGGCGCGGACATGTGCTGCCCGACGACGTCAAGTCGGTGTGGGTGGCGGTGGCAAACCACCGTGTCAAACCGGTACAGCAGGGTTTGACGTCCGCACAGGTGCTGACGGATTTGCTCAATCATGTGGCCGTCTGA
- the lysA gene encoding diaminopimelate decarboxylase: MTLHCEQVPYSRLAEEFGTPLYVYSQSALTEAFENYQTAFAALSPLVCYAVKANGNLSIIKHFASLGSGFDIVSGGELARVLAAGGDAAKTIFSGVGKSEAEIEFALHAGVKCFNMESIPEIDRIQKVAERLGKTAYVSLRVNPDVDAKTHPYISTGLKANKFGIAYADALEAYRHAARQSHLKIIGIDCHIGSQLTDLSPLIEACERILILVDRLADEGIVLEHLDLGGGVGIVYQDETVPDLGAYAQAVQKLIGTRRLKLILEPGRSLVGNAGSLLTRVEFVKHGEEKNFVMVDAAMNDLMRPALYDAYHHIEAVEPKNIPPLTADIVGPICETGDFLAKGRTLACEAGDLLVVRSAGAYGASMASNYNTRNRAAEVLVNGNESKLIRRRETWAQQMANELDCL, from the coding sequence ATGACCCTGCATTGCGAACAAGTCCCTTACTCCCGCCTTGCCGAAGAATTCGGCACGCCGCTTTATGTGTACAGCCAATCCGCGCTGACCGAAGCATTTGAAAACTACCAAACCGCGTTTGCCGCACTTTCCCCGCTCGTCTGCTACGCCGTCAAGGCAAACGGCAATCTGAGCATCATCAAACACTTCGCCTCGCTGGGCAGCGGGTTCGACATCGTATCCGGCGGCGAGTTGGCGCGCGTTTTGGCGGCGGGCGGCGATGCGGCGAAAACCATATTTTCAGGCGTGGGCAAAAGCGAGGCGGAAATCGAATTCGCGCTTCATGCAGGCGTGAAATGCTTCAATATGGAAAGCATTCCCGAAATCGACCGCATTCAAAAGGTTGCCGAACGCTTGGGCAAAACCGCGTATGTCTCCCTGCGCGTCAACCCCGATGTCGATGCCAAAACCCATCCCTACATCTCCACCGGCCTGAAAGCCAACAAATTCGGCATTGCCTACGCCGACGCGCTCGAAGCCTACCGCCACGCCGCCCGCCAAAGCCACCTCAAAATCATCGGCATCGACTGCCACATCGGTTCGCAACTGACCGACCTCAGCCCGCTCATCGAAGCCTGCGAGCGCATTTTGATTTTGGTTGACCGATTGGCCGACGAAGGCATCGTTTTGGAACATTTAGACTTAGGCGGCGGCGTCGGCATCGTTTATCAAGACGAAACCGTCCCCGATTTGGGCGCGTATGCCCAAGCGGTTCAAAAACTGATCGGCACACGCCGTCTGAAACTCATTCTCGAACCCGGCCGCAGCTTGGTCGGCAACGCAGGTTCGCTGCTGACGCGTGTCGAGTTCGTCAAACACGGCGAAGAGAAAAACTTCGTCATGGTCGATGCCGCCATGAACGACCTCATGCGCCCCGCCCTGTATGATGCTTACCACCATATCGAAGCGGTGGAACCAAAAAACATCCCGCCACTGACCGCCGACATCGTCGGCCCGATTTGCGAAACCGGCGACTTCCTGGCCAAAGGCCGCACCCTCGCCTGCGAGGCGGGCGATTTGCTCGTCGTGCGCAGCGCAGGCGCATACGGCGCCAGCATGGCGAGCAATTACAATACGCGCAACAGGGCGGCGGAAGTGCTGGTAAACGGCAACGAGAGCAAACTCATCCGCCGGCGCGAAACATGGGCGCAACAAATGGCAAACGAACTGGATTGCCTGTAA
- a CDS encoding DUF58 domain-containing protein yields MWPSETVLPPVRDNEAAARRHIRTVPTRLGVGLLVMVALLWLVGLNYQANLAYIAAFWLLGFIIVAVLQNRAQLLGLRLEVKMPSEIFAGTPAEITLDAAGNTRRRRLWLARDDGDGWQPWHIPGGSAFAVLSLQAQMRGYLRLPLLRVAAAAPFGICTTECRWQWRSDKVVFPAPEAHDPPAGFHADECGGVQAASARSSDDLSHLQAHQSGASLQHIAWKTYAKTGEMLDKKFEAAEAGGGSHIISYRDYPSAGREQLAALLCHRVLEAERRGIRYELELPGRTVAPQKSQREICLTALALW; encoded by the coding sequence ATGTGGCCGTCTGAAACGGTACTCCCGCCGGTGCGGGACAATGAAGCGGCGGCTCGGCGGCACATCCGCACCGTACCGACCCGTTTGGGCGTCGGGCTGCTGGTTATGGTGGCCTTGTTGTGGCTGGTCGGACTGAATTATCAGGCCAATCTCGCCTATATCGCCGCGTTCTGGCTGTTGGGCTTCATCATCGTCGCCGTGCTGCAAAACCGCGCCCAACTGCTCGGCCTGCGGCTTGAGGTGAAGATGCCGTCTGAAATCTTTGCGGGTACCCCCGCCGAAATAACGTTGGACGCCGCAGGCAATACCCGCCGCCGACGGCTGTGGTTGGCGCGGGATGACGGAGACGGCTGGCAGCCGTGGCATATTCCGGGCGGTTCCGCGTTTGCCGTTTTGTCGTTGCAGGCGCAGATGCGCGGCTATTTGCGTCTGCCCCTGCTGCGCGTCGCCGCTGCCGCACCGTTCGGTATCTGCACGACGGAATGCCGCTGGCAGTGGCGGAGCGACAAAGTCGTGTTCCCCGCGCCGGAAGCGCACGATCCGCCTGCGGGATTCCATGCCGACGAATGCGGCGGCGTACAGGCCGCGTCCGCGCGCAGCAGCGACGATTTGTCCCACCTTCAGGCGCATCAAAGCGGCGCGTCGTTGCAGCACATCGCTTGGAAGACCTACGCCAAAACCGGCGAAATGCTCGACAAAAAATTCGAAGCCGCCGAAGCGGGCGGCGGCAGCCATATCATTTCCTATCGGGACTATCCCTCCGCGGGACGGGAACAGCTTGCCGCATTGCTCTGCCACCGCGTGCTCGAAGCCGAACGTCGCGGCATCCGCTACGAACTCGAACTGCCCGGACGCACCGTCGCGCCGCAGAAAAGCCAGCGCGAAATCTGCCTGACCGCGCTGGCCCTGTGGTGA
- a CDS encoding prephenate dehydrogenase has translation MNPPAALRQITLIGVGLIGGSFALDLKRLGLVEKVAGIDLSRSNLDRALERGVIDEAFDTVGEDNIAAADLVLIATPVSTLSAICRSIAPFLKAGTLVSDVGSTKQSALEAFRDCLPGHLPYCIAAHPIAGSDRSGALAAQFGLYQGKKLIITPHGREDSDGLCRLESLWQAVGAETYRMSAAEHDAVFAAVSHMPHLLAFAFVHQILDHPAGQTYLKFAATGFRDFTRIASSHPAIWTDICMANKNSLLDLIGGLHAQLGVLKGILETGDRPALYRYLEEAKQTRDDWQANQPL, from the coding sequence ATGAACCCGCCCGCTGCACTCAGACAAATCACCCTTATCGGCGTCGGCCTCATCGGCGGTTCGTTTGCGCTGGATTTGAAACGGCTCGGGCTGGTGGAAAAAGTTGCCGGCATCGATCTGAGCCGCAGCAATCTCGACCGCGCGCTGGAGCGCGGCGTGATTGACGAAGCCTTTGATACCGTCGGCGAAGACAATATCGCTGCGGCGGACTTGGTCCTCATCGCCACACCCGTATCGACCCTGTCCGCCATCTGCCGCAGCATCGCGCCGTTCCTCAAGGCCGGAACGCTGGTGTCTGACGTCGGCAGCACCAAACAATCCGCACTCGAAGCCTTCCGCGATTGCCTGCCCGGACATCTCCCGTACTGCATCGCCGCCCATCCGATTGCAGGTTCAGACCGCAGCGGTGCACTGGCCGCCCAGTTCGGCCTGTATCAGGGTAAAAAACTCATCATCACGCCGCACGGACGGGAAGATTCAGACGGCCTTTGCAGGCTGGAATCCTTGTGGCAGGCCGTCGGTGCCGAAACATACCGTATGAGCGCGGCGGAACACGACGCCGTATTCGCCGCCGTCTCCCACATGCCGCACCTGCTCGCCTTTGCCTTCGTTCACCAGATTCTCGACCACCCCGCGGGGCAAACCTACCTGAAGTTCGCTGCGACGGGATTCCGCGACTTCACCCGCATCGCCTCCAGCCATCCCGCCATCTGGACGGACATCTGCATGGCCAACAAAAACAGCCTGCTGGACTTAATCGGCGGCCTGCACGCACAGCTTGGTGTTTTGAAGGGCATTTTGGAAACCGGCGACAGGCCTGCGCTTTACCGTTATCTGGAAGAGGCCAAACAGACGCGCGACGATTGGCAGGCGAATCAGCCGTTGTGA
- the cyaY gene encoding iron donor protein CyaY, which produces MMTESEFIRMSEELFEHIEDQIDENGWDFDCQFAGNVLTIEAADGTQIIVNRHTPNQELWIAAKSGGYHFAEQNGKWLATRDGRDFYDVLNEALSAASGEAVEIAEL; this is translated from the coding sequence ATGATGACCGAAAGCGAATTCATCCGCATGAGCGAAGAATTGTTCGAACACATCGAAGACCAAATCGACGAAAACGGCTGGGATTTCGACTGCCAGTTTGCCGGAAACGTCCTGACCATCGAAGCGGCGGACGGCACGCAAATCATCGTCAACCGCCACACGCCCAATCAGGAATTGTGGATTGCCGCCAAAAGCGGCGGCTACCATTTCGCCGAGCAAAACGGCAAATGGCTGGCAACGCGCGACGGACGGGATTTCTACGATGTTTTGAACGAAGCCCTGAGCGCGGCTTCGGGCGAAGCGGTGGAGATTGCCGAATTGTAA
- a CDS encoding SlyX family protein, which produces MSAAGDLEHRITELEIQTALQEDLISSLNDTVAKMQQTLDLQQAQLRLLYQRMQDKGANGEREPYSLRDEVPPHY; this is translated from the coding sequence ATGAGTGCGGCCGGCGATTTGGAACACCGCATTACCGAACTGGAAATTCAGACGGCCTTGCAGGAAGATTTGATCAGCAGCCTGAACGATACCGTCGCCAAAATGCAGCAGACGTTGGACTTGCAGCAGGCGCAGTTGAGGCTGCTTTACCAGCGGATGCAGGACAAAGGTGCGAACGGCGAGCGCGAGCCGTATAGTCTGCGCGACGAGGTGCCGCCGCATTATTGA
- a CDS encoding lipoprotein, whose translation MKYGVFFAAATALLLSACGYKGDLYLPKEGDKARFGVIQTGLPIHTPASQPEPDKAKAQP comes from the coding sequence ATGAAATACGGCGTATTTTTTGCTGCGGCAACCGCCCTCCTGCTCTCGGCCTGCGGTTATAAAGGCGACCTCTACCTGCCCAAGGAAGGCGACAAGGCGCGTTTCGGCGTGATCCAAACCGGCTTGCCGATTCACACCCCCGCCAGCCAACCGGAACCAGACAAAGCCAAAGCACAACCATGA